In the genome of Candidatus Thermokryptus mobilis, the window TAAGATATTTGAGCCATTTTTTACAACTAAGCCAAGGAGTAAAGGGACTGGTCTTGGATTAAGTCAAGTATATGGGATTATTCGTGAACATGGGGGTTATATCAATGTTAAATCAAAGGTTGGTAAGGGAACGACATTTTATATATATTTACCCGAGTTTGTGTCGCTTGAAGTCAAACCCGAATTAAATGAGGAAGAAGAGAAATACATTTCTGGTCAAGGGGAGGTGATTTTGCTTGTTGAGGATGATCCTGAAGTTATAGAAGTCAATTGTCAAATTCTTGAAACTTTAAATTATCAAGTTTTAAAGGCAACGGATGCGTTTTCGGCAATTGAGGTGTATCGTGAAAACAAGGATAAAATAGCTGTTGTTATATCTGATTTTTTAATGCCTGGGATGAACGGTGTGGAACTTTATAAAAGGTTGAAGGAAATAAATCCTTATGTTAAGTTTATAATTTTGAGTGGCTATATGGAAGGGGGTGATAGTTCAGTGCTTGGAGGTGGAATACCGCAAGAAGAAGGTTCTATTTATTGGACATATAAGCCAATTAAGGTTAAGGAGATATCGGAGTTAATTCGTCGTGTATTGCCCCCCCGTAGAACACAGGATTTTTTCTTGTGAATATGGTTTTTGTTTGTTTTACCGAGCATTTCTTCAATGTTAAGTTTTCCAAACTCTTTCCTCACAAATTGTAGATATTCAGTTATTTCACAATTTTTTGGCATTCCATTAAATGGTTATATATCAACTTGTTTAAAACCCCTTCAATCGCTCTTAATTTAATAAACACTTCCTCTTTTCACTTGCCAATCATCTTCTCCACGCCTTCAATCTGCCCTTTCATACAATTAAGTCGCTTGGCCATGTTCTTTTTAGGTGTTCGCTTGAATTTATCATTTTGCTTGATTATATTTTTTTGTCCCGTGAGCAGAGGTCAAACAAAGCTTTAAAGATAAATGCCTGAGTTTGTTCATCTTCATAATCACTCCCATTATAGCATTCTTGATGCGATAAGCACGATTGATGGTATAATTGAGTCCGCTGTTGAGAATAAGATGTCCGCTGTTGCTCTTACGGACCACGGGGTTTTGTTTGGTGCTCTTGAATTTTACATAAAGGCAAGGGAAGCGGGTGTAAAGCCAATAATAGGTAGCGAGGTTTACATCATCACCGACGGTTCAAGATTTGACAAAACTAAGGGAAGCAGGGATGAGGAATCTGACCTTGCAGTGAGAAACAAAAGGACACACTATAAGCATCTTGTCCTTTTGGCGAAGGATCAAACCGGGTGGAAAAATCTTATAAAACTTATCACAATAGGTCATACCGAGGGGTTTTATTACAAGCCAAGGATTGATATGGAAGTTTTAGAAAAGTATCGTGATGGATTGGTAGCTCTTTCTGCTTGTATCGGTGGAGTTATATCTGCGCATCTTGTTGACGGTGATTATGATAAGGCAAGAGAGATGGCGAGGAGGTTCAAGGACCTTTTCGGTGATGATTTTTATCTTGAGATTCAGAATCATTTTATAGATAAGGAGCTCCCTGTTCTTCAGGGGATGCCACGGCTTGCAAAAGAGCTTGGGATAAAGCTTGTGGCGACGAACGATTGCCATTACATCAAGCGTGAACACGCAATCCCACACAACATTTTTATTTCAATCCAAGATAAAAATTCCGTCAGGGACATCTATCAGCTAAAATATGGAACTGACCAAGTTTATTTCAAAGGCGCTGAGGAGATGTATGAGGCGTTTAAAGATTTTCCTGAGGCGATTGAGGCGACGCTTGAGATAGCAGAAAAGTGTAATCTTGAAATTGAACTTGGGAAAAATTATCTCCCCCACTTTCCAATCCCTGAAAATGCTGGTGTTAGGACACCTGAGGAATACCTTGAGAAACTCGCTTGGGAAGGATTGCAAAGAAGATATAAAAATATAACTCGGGAAATTGAAGACCGTCTCAAATATGAGCTTGATGTGATAAAGAGGATGGGTTTTTCAACTTATTTTTTGATCGTTCAGGACTTTATAAATCAAGCGAGAAAGATGGGTGTTGCTGTTGGTCCAGGGAGAGGTTCAGCAGCTGGCTCACTTGTTTCATACGCTCTTGGGATTACAAATATTGATCCACTGAAGTATGATTTGCTTTTTGAGAGATTTTTAAACCCGGAGCGAGTTTCAATGCCTGATATTGATGTTGATTTTGCAGATGATAAAAGGGACTTGGTGATTGATTATGTCAAGAAAAAATACGGGGAGAAATCCGTTGCTCAGATAATCACCTTTGGGACGCTTTCATCAAGGGCTGTGATAAGGGATGTTGGAAGAGTTCTTGGGATTTCACTTCAGACGGTTGATTCAATAACGAAGAACATACCTGTTCAACTTGGCAAGCCACTTTCACTTAAGGAAGCGATTGAGACTGTTCCTGAGCTTGAATGGTTAAAAACGACGAGCGATCCCAAGTTGAAGGAGTTAGTTCAGTATTCGCTTGTTCTTGAAGGTTTGAATAGACATCCATCAACGCATGCTGCTGGTGTTGTGATTGCCCCTGGGGATATAAGCGATTATGTCCCGCTTTATCAGACATCTCAGACGGAATTGATGACCCAGTTTGACAAAGATTATCTTGAAAAGGCGGGGCTTTTGAAAATTGACATGCTTGGGCTCAGGACGCTTACGGTAATTGTGAACACTTTGAAGTTGATCAAGCAAAATTATGGGATTGAAATAAACATTGACGAGATTCCGCTTGATGATGAAAAGACATATGAGCTTTTGGGCGAGGGTAGAACAGTTGGTGTGTTTCAGTTTGAAAGTTCCGGGATGCAAGAATATCTGAGAAAGTTGAAGCCGTCAAATTTAAACGACCTCGCTGTTATGAATGCTCTTTATAGACCCGGACCGATGCAGATGATTGATGATTACATCGCAAGGAAGCATGGGGAAAAACCGATTGAATATCTACACCCAAAGCTTGAGCCAATTTTGAAGGAAACATTTGGTATTGTAGTTTATCAAGAGCAGGTTATGCAAATTGCAAACCAGATAGCTGGTTTTTCACTTGCAAAAGCGGATTTGATGAGAAGGGCGATGGGGAAGAAGGATAAAGAGTTGATGGCTAAGCAAAGGGATGAATTTATTGAGGGTGCCGTTAAAAATGGGGTTGACAGAAAAATTGCGGAGGAGATTTTTGACATGCTTGAAAAGTTCGCTTCGTATGGATTTAACAAGAGTCACGCTGTTGCCTACGCTTACATTGCCTATCAAACTGCTTATTTGAAAGCTCATTTCCCTGCCGAGTTTATGGCTGCGACTATGTCAAGTGAATTGAACAATACGGATAAGATCGTTCAGTTCATTGATGATTGCAGAAAGATGGGTATCAAGGTTTTGCCACCGGATGTTAATGAAAGCAATCTTGATTTCACAGTGATAGATAAGAACACGATAAGGTTTGGTCTCGGGGCGATAAAAAATGTCGGTGAAAACGCTGTGAATGAGATTATTCGCGCGAGAAATGAAGGTGGGAAGTTCAAAAATATCTTTGATTTTTGTGCAAGGGTTGATCTAAGGGTTGTTAATAAGCGTGCAATTGAAAGTTTGATTCAAGCAGGAGCTTTTGATTCGTTGAATTGTGGTCACAGGGCTCAGCTGCTTCAATCGGTTGAGTTGGCGTTAAACTATGGAGAGAAAGTCAAGAGGGATAGAAGGAATGGACAGGTTGGATTGTTTGATCTTTTCACAACTGAATTTGAGAACGAGAATTATCCGCCACTTCCAGAAGTCAAACCATGGAGCGAGATGGAAAAACTTTCCTACGAGAGGGCAGTGCTTGGATTTTATGTCTCAGGTCACCCTTTGATGAGATATTTTGATGATGTTCAGACATTTGCTACTGTAAAACTTGGTGAACCTGAGTCTGTGGGAGAAGGTCAAGTTGTTCGTGCGTGTGGAGTTATAACCGATATGAAGACGAAACTTGACAAAAATAAAAATCAAATGTTAATTTTTGAGCTTGAGGACTTCACTGGCAAAGCTGAATGTGTCGCCTTCAGCGAAGTTTACAAAAATTATTCAAGACATCTCACGATTGAAGGACTTGTGATGGTTGTTGGTAAAGCGGATGTGCGTGGAAACCAGCTATATATTCAAGTCAACGAGGTCTATCCTCTAAGCGATGTGAGGGAAATCTTCACTTATAAAATCGTTATTTTTGTCGATAAAAATGAACCTGAAGAGAAAGGGCGCAAACTTGCTGAAATTCTCAAAGATAGCGACGAGGGAAATTGTTTTATTGAGATTGATGTTAAAGATAACGGAAGTGTAATTCAAAGGTTTGAAATTTCAAATTTGTTCGTCAAACCGAGTGGTAAATTGATCAACACACTTAAAAGTTTATTTGGCGATGAAAATGTCAAACTAATTCCAAAATAAAAAGGAGATAAAATGTCAAAGAACATAATTGAACTGACCGACGCAAACTTTGACGAGGAGGTTCTCAAGTCAGATAAGCTTGTCCTCGTGGATTTCTGGGCTGAATGGTGCGCCCCTTGTAGGATGATAGCACCGATAGTTGAAGAAATAGCCCAGGAGTATGCTGACAGATTGAAGGTAGGAAAGTTAAATGTTGATTACAATCCCAAGACAGCTATGAGATATGGGATAATGAGCATCCCAACGCTTATGCTTTTTCAAAATGGGCGAGTCCTTGAGCAAATAGTTGGAGCTATGCCGAAGAGAAATTTACTTGCGCGACTTGAAAAATATCTCCAGCCAGTGTAAAGCGTTAGAGGGGAGACCATCGGTGTCTCCCTTTTTTATTTTTAAACAAAACATCTTGAACGCCAAATGATAAGAGTTCTATTTCTTTGCACAGGAAACTCTTGCAGAAGCCAAATGGCTGAAGGTTTATTAAGACATTTTGGAAATGATAAATTTGAGGTTTATTCAGCTGGGACAAATCCCTCTTTTGTTCATCCACTTGCTATTGAAGCGATGAGAGAAATCGGCATAGATATCTCTTGGCATAGATCAAAAAGTGTGATGGAGTTTATAGGTCAAAATTTTGATTATGTTATAACTGTTTGCGATAAGGCAAAGGAATCTTGTCCGACTTTCCCTGGCGATGTAAAGAGAATTCATTGGAGTTTTGAAGACCCAGCCGAGGCAACTGGAACAAAGGAAGAAAGAATGAAAGTTTTTAGAAAGGTCCGTGAGCAAATAAAAGAACATATACTTTCATTTATAAAGGAAGTCGCAATGAAACGGGAGGAAGAAAATGCTTCTGGCGATTGATATTGGAAACACGCACACTGTTTTCGGGATTTACAGGGATGGGAAATTAATTCACGATTGGAGGGTTTCAAGTTTGATAACACGGACTGAGGATGAGACATGGCTTCTTGTCAAATTTTTTTGTTCGGATGCAAATGTTGATGTTGGGGACATAACTGGCGTTGGGATTTCGTCGGTTGTCCCGAATTTGACGGATGTTTTCCTTTGGATGAGTAGAAAGCACTTTAAGGTTGAGCCAGTTGTCATATCTTCTGAAATTGATCTCGGTGTTAAAATTTTATACGATGACCCAACAGCTGTTGGTGCTGACAGGTTATGTAACGCTGTTGCTGGTTTTACAAAGTATGGTGGTCCGGTTATAATAGTTGATTTTGGAACTGCGACGACTTACGATGTTGTATCTGAAAGAGGTGAATATCTTGGGGGTGTCATTGCTCCTGGGATTGAAACAAGTGCAGCTGAACTTCACAGAAGAGCTGCTAAACTTCCAAAAATTGAACTTCATTTCCCCAAGAGCGTCATCGGTAAAAATACTGTATCAAGCATGCAATCGGGGATAATGTATGGTGCTGTTGATGCAATGGAAGGTATGATAAGAAGGATTAAGGAGGTTGTTGGGCAAAGGGCTAAAGTTATAGCTACGGGCGGGCTTGCTAAGACGATAATTGAGCATACAAAAGTGATTGATTTTTACGAGCCATCGCTTGTGCTTGATGGGATTTACATAATCTACAACAGGGTTAAAAATTCAAAATGAAATTTCAACTCATAATTTTCACAAGTTTGCTTTCGGCGATCAAAACATCAAGAAGCTCGTAAATTTTGACCGATTTTGTTTTCCCCTTGACGACTATACTTCCAAGTTCTCGGACCTTGAAGAAATCCTTAACTTTCGCGTAAGTATATTCGCTTATAATTATGTTCGTCCCAAATTCTTTATTTACCGCTTCAAGACGAGCACCGAGGTTCACACTATCACCTATGACGGTGTAATTAAACCTCCCGTAACCACCGAGGTTGCCAACGATCATTTCACCGGTATTTATCCCAACTCTCATATAGAGAAGGGGTTTTCCCTCTTTTTCCCATTTTATCCGTAATTTTTCAAGTTCAAATTGCATTTTCAAAGCGCAAAGACAAGCCCTCAAAGCGTGATCGGGATAATAAATCGGTGCGCCCCAAAAGGCAACGAGCGCATCGCCAATATATTTGTCAAGCGTTCCACCATATTTGAAGATCACTTTTGTCATCGTTTCAAAATACTCGTTTAATATGTTAAATATAAACTCCGGTGGATATGCCTCGCTTATCGTTGTGAAGTTCCAGAGGTCAGTGAAAAGAACAGTCATCTCTCTTTTTTCTCCACCAAGGCGAACGATATCTGGATTTGATATCAACTGATTAACAACGGATGGATGAACATAATAGCTGAAAATCCGTTTGATGACTCTCTTTTGCTTTCTCTCTATAAAGTATTGGTAAGCGACAGAGCCGATATATGTGGAAAGCCCACCGAGAATTGGGGAGATAGTGGGTAAAATTAAATTCTCTTTAAACATCAAGAAAGAGAAATAAATCCATAACCCGAAGTAGAGAAGTAAAAATAAAATGTTTAGGAGCTCGGATACGAACTCGGGGCGTAATTTCAACTTCCTTATGTTTGTAGCAACAAGAAAACTGATCAGAGCAAATACGAAAACGATCAAAAACGATAGCAAAGGTGGAGTTTTCTTTATAAACTTTCTTTCAATAACGGTTGCTATAGCGTTTGCGTGTATTTCAACGCCATACATCAAATTGCTTTCATCTTTTACAAACGGAACCGGGAGCAAGTCGCCAAGTTCGGACTTAAACTCTGGTATAGCGCTTCCGATTACGACGATTTTATCTTTGAAAACATTGTCGTGTAAGAGTCCGTATTCGGGGTTATCAAATGTATTTATATCTCCATATTCAACTTCATCTTTTGTTTTAAATTCTTGATCGTCAAGCACATCAATGAAACTTATATATCTAAAAGTCCCAGCTGGACCTGCGTAGTTTATGAGCCAGGTTTTTTCATCAAATTTTGGAATTTTTATATTACCCAGTTGGAAAAAACCATTTTCAAAGGGTGTTCTAGCTGGGAAATCATAGACGGAATCAATTTTTAAGTTGTAATAAGCGAGCAAAACGGCAAGCCCAAAACTTGGGAAGATTGTGTCCCCAACTGAAAAAACAGGCACATAGCGTCTGCAAACACCATCATAATCCCTTAGGACCTCAACGATGCCAGGAGATGAGTTCGGAGTTCCGATAAAAATATTGCGGAGTAAATTCTTTGTTTCAATAATTCGTCCTTTAAATTTTATGTCTTTTGTTTCACGCCCAGCAAGAATAACATTTCCGGCTTCTTCTATCGCTTTTTGAAAGTCCATATCATTGTTTGGATTTAAATCCGGCGAATCAAAATTAATATCAAAGGCGATAACCTTTGCTCCCGCTTTTTTCAAGTTCCTGACAATTTTAGCATAATAACTTCTTGGCCAAGGCCATTTCACTGGAGCTCTATCAAGCGATACCTCATCTATCGCAACTATGAGAATATCCGATGAATCAGCATAATTTTGTTTTACCCCTCTATAATTAAAGCGAAGGTCTAATGTTTTCAATTCAACACCTGTTAGAGCCGGGATGAATTCAACCGTGAGAAAAGCGATTAGCGAGCCAATAAGAGACACAAGTAAAGCGACTTTTGAAAAATCAAATTTTAATTTGCTCATATCAAAAACTTATCTTGTAAGTTAAATATGCTACAACATCAATGGACTCGTGAAGTAGGAAATTACATTTCAAATTCAAGCTTTGATTTCTTGCGATTTCCCTCTCTCCGCCGAAATAAATGTAAAGACGACCTAAATTCCCAAAACTTGGCGCTATGTTACCCCAAATACGCATATTTTTAAATCTGTAGTCCGCACCAAAACCGATCAAAATATAATTGAACTTTTGCTCCGCTGATCCAACGACTCTACCGGTTGAATCATACAGCGGTTTTTTAAACTTTGAATTATACATTCCAAACTGGAAATTCCCACGCAAGTTGTCATTTACATTTGAAAACATTGAGAGGGATAAATTCGCGTTGTTAAAATCAGCATTTGTTTTTGTCCTGTCATCGGAGCCGGAGATTGAAAATGAGATGTTGACTTGATTTTTGAAAAGGTATTCAAAATAATAGCTGATGTCAAAACTTATTTTGTTGACGATGAGGTTGAAAGCTCGCGATGAATCAAGCGGGATGCCGTTATCGCTTTTATTTTGAGTATAAGTTACACTCATGGTTGGAAGATTCGCAAGCGGAGAATACATTGCTGAAATCTCCCAGTTGATGAACTTCGTTGTGTAATCGCGCTGTTTTTTCGTGTTGTCGTTCAAGTTTTCAAAACGGAATGTCAAGAATAGTTGATTCCTTAAAAATCTTAACCTATCAAAGATTCTAAACCCTTGGATGTCTTGTCTTAGATATGGTTGACCGAAGGAGAGATATTCATTGCCGTGAAATATGTAATCAATCTTCAAAAAGTTGCCAAAGTAATTTAAGTTCAGACCCGCTTCATAAGCCAGCGATGAAAGAGCAAATGGATTTATCGGAACGATGTATTGGTTTAAAGGGACAAATTTCTCAATCAGTGGTTTGTATTTTTTCAAGTTATCCCTTAAAGATGGCGTATCTTTCAAAAGTGAGTCAATATCCGCTTCAGTCCAACTTGATGCATTTAAATTCTCATTTCGCACGCTTAACGCCCCGTATGCTCTAAATTCCGTCCTTGCATTATCAAGTGAAAGAATTAAATTTGTTCCAATTGCTACATTCTTCTGTGGGTTTCCTCCGAAACGAATGGAAGCTTTATCGTCCTGCGAGACAAGATAAGTAAATCCAAGTTCAAAATTTCTCTTGAATTTAAATGCTGGTTTTACCGCAAGGAGATTTCTCTCATAAGTTCCGTAGTTGTAAATCAATATCTTTCTATTTGTCGTGTCATAGACGCTATTTTGTGGCAGGGTTTCGCCTTTTAAACTGTCAATCGGGATTTCTTTTTCAACGAGCCCTTCAATTCCTCTTCTTGTTTGACCATTTACAACCTCAATTTGAAAATATCTAAGGTCAATCTTGCTGTAAATTCCCCTGACCCTATAACCGCTTAATATAAGGGGTGAGAAATTTGGATACACGTCACCATAGCTAACCTTCACCCAATCAAGAAGGTTACCCTCAACTAAAAACCTATGCTGCGGTTGTATTGTCGCTTTTTCTTCGCTTGTCAAGTATAAGTTTGTGTTAAGATTGAAAAAACTATAACTCCCGGTGAAGTTTGCGCGCCCGCGGACATAAAAATTGCTGTTTGATTGTACTTTCTCCTGTCGTAGCTCAATCTCAAAGTTTGAGCGATAATTGAAAGCCCTTTCACTTTCAGCGATTTCCGTTGGCGATAAAATCGTAAACCCCCAAGATGTGCTTGTTACGACTTTTTCTGTCGTGTCTTTCAAGATAATTGTAACTTTGTGTGACCCCGGTTTAATTGGAAATTTAAAATTATCCGGGACAAAAGTGACAAGTTCGGATGTTATGATGCACATAGATGTCACATCGGTTTTGTCAAATAAAACTTGACTTTTTTCCGGAGCGAAGTTTTCAACTTCAATTAGAGATGCGGAGATTAAAACTTCATCAGGACGAACGACGGTCCCTGGCTCTGGGCTTAACACTATAATTTTCCCCGGGGCTTTAACTTCAATTATTGGTATTCGCAAGAGTTCATCCGGGGCTTTGTCTGGATAATGTTTTATCCCTCCGCTTTTGTCCGTCGCTTCAATGAAAATTTCCATTTCAGGTGCCTTTACATCTTCGCCAGGGAGCGTCACTATTGTGAAGTTTTCTTGCGATGGGTAAATTTCAATCAATTTAAATCTTTCATCAACGCTTGACTTGTAAAACAATTTCACTTTGACGATGTTGCTTACATCGGTAAATTCAATCCTGAGTTTCAAATTTTCACCACTAATGCCCTTTTGAAGTGGGATGACATTAAAAACTTGTTGAGCAGGGGAAATTGTTGAGATAATAAAGATAAAAAGAAACGGCGAAATTAGGTGTCGCATTAAATTATTTTTCTTTTATTTTAATCCTTATTTCTTTTCCTTCCCCCGTTTTCCCTCTTATCTCAATCTCTCTCTTTTCAATTGCTCTTCTTATTTCCTGTGACTTCTGCTGTTCTGATTCTGTCATTTGTCTTGTTGTTATTTCACCGACCTTTGTAGAGATGCCGATTTCCCCCGCTTTTACAGTTCTACTGATGTTTGAAATTTTGTTAAAGAAATCCACTTCACCTTCTCTAACCATAAGCGTATCCGCATCCGTCCGCGATATCAAAACGCCTTCAGTTCCTCTTATTGTCGCAACTGATAAAGGCGTTGTGAATTCAAACTTTCCCTTTACCTTAGTTACTTTGAAGTCAACTCCACCGTTTTCAACATTGATTTTCCTTGAATAATTACCCTTTGGATTTTCTCCGAGAACCTCAAGGACAGTTTTTTCACCAACGCGTAGAAAGCTCCCGTCAAGGAACTTGATCAACAAGAATGACTTTTCATCTGTTTTCACGAGCGTTCCAGATTCAAGCCCAAGACCTTTTTGAGTTGGTTTCCATTGATCAGCTTTGGGCGGTTTGTGATATGCCTTATTCTTTACAAGTTGAACTATAGCAATCGTAGGCGCATAATTTATAAAACCAAAAAATAAAATCGCAATTATAAAAGTTAAACCAACTTTTGGAATTTTCCCTTTCATAGCTGTTTTGAAATTTTATTTTACTTCAACTTCGGCTCCAAGGTCAGCTAATTGCTGTCTTATAGCCCTTAAAATCTCCTCAATCTCACCTTGCGTCGCTGGTCTACCATCAATCAGGATCACAAAATCACTTACAATTTTGCTCAAAAGTTCAGCTATCTCCGAATTCCCAGCTTGCTTAAAGGCGTTTACTAAATTGTCAAGAGTTTTTTTCTCCGTTGGGGTTAACTTAGATACAACAGCCTCTGTTGTCGTTTGACCTAAATTTACACTGAAGTTCCATATCTCACTTCTTATCTCCTCAATCCCACGACTTCCTGATATCGTTGATTTCACATACCAGTAATAGCTTTTACCATTCTCAAGAGGCAAAGCTTCGCGGGGATATTGAACTTGAGATTCAGTTGTTTTATATCTCCATCTCAAATTTTTATCTCCCGAGACGACCTCTTCAGGCGTTGTTTGGTTTGGTAATTTCTCGTAGACGAAAATTTCAAACTCTTTGAAATTAGGCGCAATCCATTTGAATATCGGAAATTGCGTTCTAACTTCGGACTCATAACTTGGTGATACGAGGTCAATCCTTGATGGATTTGTGATTTCGTAAACTTTCTCCCATGTAGATAAAATCCCCAGCTCAGATTCATCAAGTAATTGTATCACAAATCTATAACTTCCAGCTGGCAATCTACCTGTTGATTGTGCGAGGTCTTTTATCTTATTTATCTTATCCTCATAAATTTTTGTCCTATCTTTATCGCTTTTTATACCTGCTTTTCCCGAGGCGAGGTCTTGATTTGTAAAGCTTAAAATTCTGTTGACCTCAAATGGTAAGCTCCAAGCGTCAGCGAAAATTTCTTCCGGTTCATTTCCAATTTTGGCGAACACTTGAAAGTGAAGTTTCAAATTTCTGGGGGTATCACTTGTTATCGTCACGGTAAATAAAAGTGGCAAATCCTTTAACCTGCTGACATCAAGGTCGGCGATGTTAACTTGTTCAAGCGATGCAGGGGCAGTTACTTGCAAATTCACCTGCCCAAAGGCAGTAGCGAAAACTGTTAATGTAAGGATAAAAAACTTTCTCATGGCGTCCTCAAAAATTTATTTTTCTTTCGCTTTGAAATTAAATTCAAGAACAATTAAATGCCGTGAACGAGGTCACACTTAAAAGTGAACGATATCATTGTATATGACAAATATCATCAAGATGATTAAAATGATTATCCCTACTTGCTGGATGGCTATCTTTACTTTGTATGAGAGTTCTCTTCTTATAATTCCCTCAATTATTAAAACCGCAAGATGCCCTCCATCAAGCCCCGGGAATGGGAATATATTTAAAAACGCCAAGCTTATGCTCAATATCGCCATAAATCCGAGAAAGGCTGTAAAACCGATATCCGCACTTTGAGTTGCAAATTTGGCAATTCGCACAGGTCCAGCAATGCCCTTTTTGAGTGGAATTTCCCCGGTTATAAGTTGTTTAATGCCGTTTACCGTGAGAGATGATATTCTATAGACCTCCTTTATTCCGTTAAGGAATGCCTCAAATGGGTTGTAGCTTTCCTTTTTAATCGGACCGGTATATGTGCCTGTTATTTGTATTCCAATTCTACCATCGGGGTCTGGAGTGATTTTCTGTAAAAGTTCTTTTCCATCGCGCTTTATCTTTAATGTGATTTCTTTCCCAGCGTTTGACTTTATGATGGATGTGAGTTGTGCTGGGGTGTAAATTTTTTCATTGTTAACAGCAAGTATAACATCTCTCGGTTGTATTCCAACTTTTTCAGCAGGACGACCTGGCTCAATAGCCATGACCATTGTCTCTGTGTACAAGGGTAGAATGCCAATGGACTCATCAAGTGCGAACTCAGAAATTTTTGACCTTGGTATTGAAATTAAAACTTTTTCATCACCGCGTTTAACTTCAAAATTTAAATCGCTTGTCAATTCATCAATGAAGGCAATTCTAAATATATCATCCCAATATTTCACTTTCTTTCCGTTTATGCTCAAAATTTTATCTCCCTCTTTAAATCCCGCTTCATAGCCGGGTGAATTTGGAATGACATAACCAACCTCTGTAACATCCCTGAAAGTTTTCCCCTCTATCATAAAAATTAACCAAAAGAGGAAAATCGCAAGCAACATATTCATCAAAACACCAGCGGTTATAACGAAAAATTTTTGATGAAAGGGCTTGCTTCTGAATTCATATGGTTTTGGCTCACTTCCTATAAAACCAGCATCCAAGCTTTCATCAACCATCCCTGCAATTTTAACATACCCTCCAAGTGGGAATGCGGAGATTCTATAATCAGTTTCACCGATTTTCTTCCCGAATAACCTTGTTCCAAAGCCGATTGAGAAGACCTCAACCTTCATCTTTGAAAGTTTCGCGGCTATGAAGTGCCCGAATTCATGGACGAGCACGAGAACACCGATCGTTATCGCAAAGTAGAAAATAGTTTTTATTACTTCCATAGATTAATCTACTCCCTCCAAATTTTTTACAAAGTTCCTTGTTTCAGCATCAACTTTTAAAATATCCTCAAGGTCAGGGTTAAACTTGGGTTTATGTGCATCAAGCGATTTTTTTATGATCTTTGGTATTTCCGTGAACTTTATTTTTCTGTTCAAGAATAAATCAACGGCGATTTCATTCGCAGCGTTCAAGACGGTTGGATAAGTTCCACCGAGTTTCGCTACTTCATAAGCGA includes:
- the dnaE gene encoding DNA polymerase III subunit alpha — its product is MPEFVHLHNHSHYSILDAISTIDGIIESAVENKMSAVALTDHGVLFGALEFYIKAREAGVKPIIGSEVYIITDGSRFDKTKGSRDEESDLAVRNKRTHYKHLVLLAKDQTGWKNLIKLITIGHTEGFYYKPRIDMEVLEKYRDGLVALSACIGGVISAHLVDGDYDKAREMARRFKDLFGDDFYLEIQNHFIDKELPVLQGMPRLAKELGIKLVATNDCHYIKREHAIPHNIFISIQDKNSVRDIYQLKYGTDQVYFKGAEEMYEAFKDFPEAIEATLEIAEKCNLEIELGKNYLPHFPIPENAGVRTPEEYLEKLAWEGLQRRYKNITREIEDRLKYELDVIKRMGFSTYFLIVQDFINQARKMGVAVGPGRGSAAGSLVSYALGITNIDPLKYDLLFERFLNPERVSMPDIDVDFADDKRDLVIDYVKKKYGEKSVAQIITFGTLSSRAVIRDVGRVLGISLQTVDSITKNIPVQLGKPLSLKEAIETVPELEWLKTTSDPKLKELVQYSLVLEGLNRHPSTHAAGVVIAPGDISDYVPLYQTSQTELMTQFDKDYLEKAGLLKIDMLGLRTLTVIVNTLKLIKQNYGIEINIDEIPLDDEKTYELLGEGRTVGVFQFESSGMQEYLRKLKPSNLNDLAVMNALYRPGPMQMIDDYIARKHGEKPIEYLHPKLEPILKETFGIVVYQEQVMQIANQIAGFSLAKADLMRRAMGKKDKELMAKQRDEFIEGAVKNGVDRKIAEEIFDMLEKFASYGFNKSHAVAYAYIAYQTAYLKAHFPAEFMAATMSSELNNTDKIVQFIDDCRKMGIKVLPPDVNESNLDFTVIDKNTIRFGLGAIKNVGENAVNEIIRARNEGGKFKNIFDFCARVDLRVVNKRAIESLIQAGAFDSLNCGHRAQLLQSVELALNYGEKVKRDRRNGQVGLFDLFTTEFENENYPPLPEVKPWSEMEKLSYERAVLGFYVSGHPLMRYFDDVQTFATVKLGEPESVGEGQVVRACGVITDMKTKLDKNKNQMLIFELEDFTGKAECVAFSEVYKNYSRHLTIEGLVMVVGKADVRGNQLYIQVNEVYPLSDVREIFTYKIVIFVDKNEPEEKGRKLAEILKDSDEGNCFIEIDVKDNGSVIQRFEISNLFVKPSGKLINTLKSLFGDENVKLIPK
- the trxA gene encoding thioredoxin, with product MSKNIIELTDANFDEEVLKSDKLVLVDFWAEWCAPCRMIAPIVEEIAQEYADRLKVGKLNVDYNPKTAMRYGIMSIPTLMLFQNGRVLEQIVGAMPKRNLLARLEKYLQPV
- a CDS encoding arsenate reductase ArsC, yielding MIRVLFLCTGNSCRSQMAEGLLRHFGNDKFEVYSAGTNPSFVHPLAIEAMREIGIDISWHRSKSVMEFIGQNFDYVITVCDKAKESCPTFPGDVKRIHWSFEDPAEATGTKEERMKVFRKVREQIKEHILSFIKEVAMKREEENASGD
- a CDS encoding type III pantothenate kinase; protein product: MLLAIDIGNTHTVFGIYRDGKLIHDWRVSSLITRTEDETWLLVKFFCSDANVDVGDITGVGISSVVPNLTDVFLWMSRKHFKVEPVVISSEIDLGVKILYDDPTAVGADRLCNAVAGFTKYGGPVIIVDFGTATTYDVVSERGEYLGGVIAPGIETSAAELHRRAAKLPKIELHFPKSVIGKNTVSSMQSGIMYGAVDAMEGMIRRIKEVVGQRAKVIATGGLAKTIIEHTKVIDFYEPSLVLDGIYIIYNRVKNSK